The stretch of DNA GCTCGACCATCGCATGCGCCGCGATGTCGATTTTGACGCCAAGTACCGCCCGGCCCATCCCATCGACATCACCGAGGGCGGCGTGCTGCACAAGCTGCTCGGCACGCGCCGCGTGCTGGTGAATTCGCTGCATGCGCAGGGCATCGACCGGCTGGCCGAGGGGCTGACGGTGGAGGCGGTGGCGCCGGACGGCATCGTCGAGGCAGTAAGCGTGACCGGCGCCAAGGCCTTCACGCTGGGGGTGCAGTGGCACCCGGAATGGCCGGTGCCCTACAATGCGGTATCGCAGGCGCTGTTCGAGGCGTTCGGTGCGGCCTGCCGGGCGCGCGTCGCGGCCCGCTTTGGCACGCTGAGCGCGGCCTGACCGGTGGCGGGTGCAGCACAGCGGGAGCGGCTTTGCCGAGTGCTTGAGGTCACGCCGCTGGCGCGCGCGACCAGTCTGATCCGGCTGATGCCGCAGGACGAGGCGCCGTTCGATTTCCGGCCCGGCCAGTATGCGTCCCTTGCCTTTCCCGGCCAGCCGCCGCGCGATTATTCGCTGGCCAGCCGGCCGGACGAACCGCATATCGACTTCCACATCCGCCAGGTCGGCGAGACCGGCCCCAGCGCCTATGCCCAGGCGGCGCTGCATGCCGACGATCTGGTGCGGCTGGAAGGGCCATTCGGGCAGGCCTACTGGCGCGAGGAGCATGACGGGCCGATGCTGCTGATCGGCGGCGGCACCGGCCTTGCCCCGATGATCGCCATTGTGGAAACCGCGCTGGCGGCGGGGGTGGAAGCACCCGTCCATCTCTATGCCGGTTTCCAGGACGAGCCGGATACCTATTACGAGGACAGGCTGCGCGCGCTGGAAGCGCGGCACGGCAATTTCACCGCCACCTATGTGCTGTCCGCACCTGAGAAAAAGACCGAACGCCGCACCGGCTTCGTGCATCTGGCGGTGGCCGAGGATCATGCGGATTTCGCCGGCTTCAAGGCCTATATGGCGGGTGCGCCGGTCATGGTGGAGGCGGCTGCCGGAATGCTGGTTGCGCGCGGCATGAAGCCGGCCGATATTCATGCCGATCCGTTTTACGGCGCATCCGATCCGGCCGCTGCCCGGCGTGCCTGACTGTCTTTCATCCAGCGAGGATTTCCGATGAGCTTCGTCATTCCCGCACCGGCCCAGACCATCCTTCCGGTCGAGGGCGAGCAGGGCGGCTTCCCGGTCCGCCGCATCTATTGCGTGGGCCGCAACTATGCCGCCCATGCCCGCGAGATGGGGCATGATCCCGACCGCGAGCCACCCTTCTTCTTCATGAAGCCGGCGGACGCCATCGTGCTGTGCCCGAAGGGCGCGGGCGCCCCGGTCGAGGCGCCGTTCCCGGTGGCGACCGAGGATCTGCATCACGAGATCGAGATGGTGGTGGCGCTCGGCAAGGGCGGGAAGGACATCCCTGCCGACAAGGCGCTGGAGCATGTCTATGGCTATGCCGTCGGTATCGACCTGACGCGCCGCGACATCCAGGCGGTGGCGAAGAAGATGGGCCGGCCCTGGGACATGGCGAAGGGCTTCGACCATTCCGCCCCCTGCGGCACCATCCTGCCGGCAGCGAAGATCGGCCACCCGTCGAAGGGCCGCATCCAGATTTCCGTGAACGGCACGGTGAAGCAGGATGCCGATATCGGCGACATGATCTGGAACGTGCCGGACACCATCGCCTACCTCTCCACCCTGGTGGAGCTGTTTCCCGGCGACCTGATCTATTCCGGTACGCCGGAGGGTGTGGCGCAGGTGAAGCGCGGCGAGGTCATGGAAGGCAGCGTCGAGGGCGTCGGCGCGATTGCCGTGAAGCTGGTGTAAGGAAGATGGCGCTCAGGATCGCGACCTGGAACATCAACTCCGTCCGGCTGCGGATGCCGCTGCTGCTGCGCCTGATGCAGGAACAGCAGCCCGACATCATCTGCCTGCAGGAAACCAAGGTCGAGGACGACAAGTTCCCCTTCGAGCCGATCCGCGCGGCGGGCTATGTCCACACCGCCATCGCCGGCATGAAGAGCTACAATGGCGTCGCGATCCTGTCGCGCCGGCCCTTCGCCTTCGAGGGGCCGCGCCACTGGTGCGACAAGGAGGATTGCCGCCATGTCAGCGTCACGCTGGAGGACGGCACGGAGGTGAACAATTTCTACATCCCGGCCGGCGGTGACATTCCCGACCCGGAGAAGAACGACAAGTTCGCCCACAAGCTGCGCTTCCTGCGCGAGATCACCGGCTGGTTCGAAAGTGTGAAGGGCGACGGCAAGCGCCGCGTGCTGGTCGGCGACCTGAACATCGCGCCGCTGGAACATGATGTCTGGTCGCACAAGCAACTGCTTGACGTGGTCAGCCACACGCCGGTCGAGGTCGATCTGCTGGGCAAGCTGCAATCGAGCCTCGGCTGGGTCGATGCGGTTCGCCATTTCGTTCCCGAAACGGAAAAGCTCTACAGCTGGTGGAGCTACCGCGCGAAGGATTGGGAGGCGTCCGACCGCGGCCGCCGGCTGGACCATGTCTGGGTCACGCCCGATCTGGCGCCGACCCTTGCCGGCCAGACAATCCTGAAGCCGGCGCGCGGCTGGGAGAAAGCATCGGACCATGTGCCGGTGCTGGTCGATCTGAACTAGCGGCCCGGGAACAGGGGCGATGGCGACGGAACTGCGCTATCAGGGCGAGGCGATCCGCGCGGACTATATCCGCGCCGCCATCGGCCTTGCCTTCGCCCTCCTGCCGTTGCTGCTGATCCCCGGCATCCACTGGATCTTCGCGCTGATCCTGGGGGCACTGGGGCTGCTGTTCCTAGTCTTCGGGGTGCGCACATGGCTGCGCAGCCGCACGCGCGTGGTGGCTGACGAGGACGGGCTGACGGTGGTGGATCACCGCCGCCGCCACCTGCCCTGGCAGGCGCTGGAGGAGGTGAAGCTGGCCTATTTCTCCACCCGCCGCGACCGCTCGCAGGGCTGGATGCAGCTTACCCTCATCGGCAATGGCACGAAGATCAGCCTGGATTCGCCGCTGGAGCATTTTCACGAGATCGCCGAGGAGGCCGCCCGCCATGTTCGCGCGCGGCACCTGCCGGTCAGCACCTCCACCGTGCTGAATTTCGAATCGCTGGGCATCCACGGGCTGAAGCCGGCGGACCCGCTCGCCGGTCGGGGCGGCCCGAGCGGTCAGGGCGAGGGCTGAGCCGTCGCCCCATTTACAAGCCACCCTGCCTGTGCTTGTTAAGCGCCCGATTGTATTCCCGTAACGCCGCAGGACGAATTCATGGCCCGTTTCAAGACCCTCGACGACCTCGCTGTCGCCGGCAAGCGCGTGCTGGTGCGTGCCGACCTCAACGTGCCGATGCAGGATGGCAAGGTCAGCGACGCCACCCGGATCGAGCGGCTGGTCCCGACCTTGCTGGAGCTGGCGGACAAGGGGGCGAAGGTGATCGTGCTGTCGCATTTCGGCCGGCCCAAGGGCAAGCCGGACGCAGCCTATTCGCTGCAGCCGCTGGTCGCCCCGCTGTCGGCGGCGCTGGGCGGGCGCCCGGTCGCTTTCGCAGGGGACTGCGTGGGCGCGGCCGCGAAGTCGGTGGTCGATGGGCTGGCCGATGGCGGCATCGCGCTGCTGGAGAACACCCGCTTCCATGGGGGCGAGGAGAAGAATGATCCGGACCTCGCAAAGGCGATGGCGGAGCTGGGCGATCTCTATGTGAACGACGCCTTCTCGGCGGCGCACCGCGCGCACGCCTCGACCGAGGGCATCGCCCGGCTGCTGCCCAGCGCCGCCGGGCGCCTGATGCAGCAGGAGCTGGAGGCGCTGGAAAAGGCGCTGACCAGCCCGCAGCGCCTGGTCATGGCTGTGGTCGGCGGCGCCAAGGTCTCGACCAAGCTGGACCTGCTCGGCAACCTCGTCGCCAAAGTGGACAAGCTGGCGATCGGCGGCGGCATGGCCAACACCTTCCTGTTCGCCAAGGGGGTGGAGGTCGGCAAGTCGTTGTGCGAGCGCGACCTGGCCGACACCGCACGTGAGATTCTGGCGAAGGCAAAGGCGGCCAACTGCACGATCCTGCTGCAGACCGATGCCGTGGTGGCCGATGCGCTGGCCGAGGGCGCGAAGACGGCGGTGGTCGGTGTCGATGCCGTGCCGGCTGACCGCATGATCCTCGATATCGGCCCGAAGACGGCGGAGGCCTGGCAGGCCGAGATGGCAGACTGCCGCACGCTGGTGTGGAACGGCCCGGTCGGCGCCTTCGAGACCGCGCCCTTCGACGCCGGCACGGTGGCGCTGGCCCGCGCGGCGGCAAAGCTGACCAAGGCCGGCACGCTGCTCTCCGTCGCTGGTGGCGGCGACACGGTGGCCGCCCTCAACCATGCCGGCGTGGAGGAGACATTCTCCTACGTCTCCTCCGCCGGCGGCGCCTTCCTGGAATGGCTGGAAGGCAAGACCCTGCCCGGCGTCGCCGCGCTGATGCAGGGGTGAGCCGGCTCTACTCCGCCGCCCGCGTTTCGTCGGCACCCCCGGCATAGCGCCGTTCCATCGCCCGGCGGTAGGTGGTGGCCTCGTCCTCCTTGGCCTCGACATCGGCCCAGGTGACCGGCTGGCCGGCCTTTACCGGGCGGGTCAGCCTGATGCCGTGGGCGAGGCCGATGGGCACGCCGCCCAGCTTCAGCGAGGTCTCGGCGGGCAGGAGCTTGCCCCAGACCGTGTAGCCGCCTTCGCCGTCCAGCGTCTCGCCGGGGGCAAGGTCGCGCTTGGATGTGGCCACCACATCGCCGCGGAAGGCGCGCGGCTGGCCGGTCGCTTCCTTGCGTAGCGCGGCGTTGGCGACCGAGATGCCGAGTTCCAGCCCGATCAGGTGGAAGGGCTTGTACATCGAGGTATAGACGCCGCTTTCGTCGGTCAGCAGCCCATACTGCGCGAAGCAGTCATGGACATACTGGTTGGCGCCCTTGAACACGACATAGACGCCCCAGCGCAGGTCGCGGAACACGTCGCTGCCGTCGCGGTTCAGGCTGGAGACAACCTCCACCATGCCTTCGCCTTCCAGCACGCCGCCCTTGGCCTTCGGCCGCAGAACGTCATGCAGCGCATCGACCCCGGCGGGCGGGAACAGCAGCCCGTCCGAGGGCGGTGTGAGGCCACAGGCATTGGCGACGGCGGCCATCTCGATGCCCGACTTGGTGCCATCGACGAAGGAGTTGAACATCTGCGGGTTGAAATCGCCCCTGGCCAGCTGGTCCTCGGTGAAGCCGAAATGCTCCCATACCGTCTGCGGCGTCGATTGGTGATAGGAGGGCAGGTATTTCGTGCCCTTGCCGGCGGCCACCACCTCGAAGCCGGAGGTGCGCGCCCAGTCCACCATCTCGGCGATCAGCGCCGGCTGGTCGCCATAGGCGAGCGAATAGACGATGCCGGCCTTGCGGGCTTCCTCGGCCAGTGCCGGGCCGGCCAGCGCGTCGGCCTCCACATTCACCATGACGATATGCTTGCCCTGTTTGCAACATTCCAGCACATGGCGGATGCCGGCGGCGGGATGGCCGGTGGCATCGACGATGACCTCGATACCGGGGGAAGCGATCATCGCCATGGTGTCGTCGGTGATGTGCGTCTTGCCGGTCTTCAGCGCCTCTTCGATGGAGCGCGCCTCATATTGCTCCGTCGGCCAGAAGGTCCGCTTCAGCGAGGCGCGTGCCCGGTCGGGCGACAGGTCGGCGACAGCGGCGATCTGCATACCCGTCGTCAGGCGCGCCTGCGCCAGGAACATGGAGCCGAACTTGCCGGCGCCGATGAGCCCGACCGTGACCGGGCGGCCTTCGGCGGCGCGCTGTTGCAGCATGCTGTGGAGATTCATGGTCTTTTCCCTTACTCGGCGGCCGAGCGGCGGTGGGTCAGCAGGCAATCGTCGCTTTCCAGCTCAATCGGGGTGAAGTCGCGGTGCGCGATATACTCCGGCCGCTTGAACTGGCGGATCGCATTGTCGGTGCGGTTGGCCGTCACATAGACCACCCAGCGGTCCCAGGGCGACATGTTGCTGGTCGAACCATGCACGATGCAGCCATGGAAGAACAGGGCGCTGCCCGGCCCGCCCTTGGGCGCGACGATGCCGCCCTCAGCCACCAGCTGGCGGATCGTGTCATTGTTGATGACCCAGAGCGGATAGGAGGTGGTGGACAGATCGTGCGCCGCCGGAATCGCCCCCTTGCGGTGGCTGCCGGGAATCAGCATCAGCGGGCCGTTATACTCGTTCACCTCATCCAGATAGACGGCGAAATTCATCGCGCGCGGCTCCGGCATCTGGTCGTCAGCCTGCCAGGTGCCGTAATCCTGATGCCACTGCCAGACATCGCCGTCGAAGGCCGCCTTGCCGTTGATCTTGAACTGGTGGATATAGACCGGCCCGCCGAGCAGCTGCTGCGCCGGCCCGATCAGGCGGGGGTGGCGCGAGACCTTGCGATAGACATCGTTATAGGTGTGCGCGGCGAAATTGGTGCGCACCTTGCCTGAGACTCGCTCGCGCACATTTTCCGGCCGGTCCTGGGCGAACAGCGCCGGCACCTCGCCCTTCATGACGGCGATTTCCTCGGCGCTGAACAGATCGGGGATGAAGACATAGCCGTCGCGCTCGAACTGCTCGAGCTGCTCCTGGGTCAGTTGCATGGCGTTTCCTCCTCTGTGATTGATGCGCGGTCTTACGCCGCGTCGGTCTGGCCGCCCTGTTTCAGGGCGGCGATAAGCTCTTCGGCGGCCCGGGCGGTATGGGCGCGGGCCAGCGCCTCGGCGCGGTCGCCATCGCCGGCGATCACCGCCTCCAGAATGGCGTCGTGTTCGTCCCAGACATCGCGGGCGCGGCTCTGGGCGCGCAGCACACTGCCCATGATCCGGCGGCTGTGCTGCATATGGGTGGAGATCGCATCCTCGATCAGCGGATTGCCGCTCAGCGCATAGAGGAAGCGGTGGAAGGCCAGATCCTGTGCGGTGCGCTCGGCGACGCTGCCGGTCTCGGCTATGGTGCGCCCGGCGTCGATGAGCGCCGGGCCTTCGATGCGGGCACGCTCAGCGCTCCGTTCGGCAGCGGCGCGGGCCGCCAGCCCGTCCAGCGCGCCGCGAACCTCATAGACATGGGAGATCGCGGCCGCATCCAGCGGCACAACGCGCAAGCCACGCCGCCCGGCCTCTTCCAGGAAGCCCTGGCGCTTCAGCAGCATCAGCGCCTGGATCACCGGCTGGCGCGAGACATTCAGGCCGGCCGCCAGCTCCTCCTGCGTGACGCGCTGCCCGGCTTCCAGCTGGCCGTCGCAGATCGCGTCCAGAATCGCGTCATAGACGCGGTCGGCAAGCTGCGGCTGCAGGGCGATCGGCTTCATCTGCATACTGTATACAAACGAGCGTCACGCCGAGAGTCAAGCCATCTTATCGAGTGCTGATATAAGGGGCTTGTCGGTCAGGCTTGGCCCTATCCGCGTCGGGGCATCAGCACCCAATAATCGAGATCAAGCACGACGGACGGATCGTCGCCCTCGGCACCGGGAAAATCGCCGCAGGGCCGGTTCTTCGTCGCCACGGTGCGCAGCCGCAGCGCGCCGACATCCGCGCGGTTCGGCAGCGGCTGGCGGTCCAGCACCGCGCTCCAGGCATAGATTGTGTCGCCGGCAAAGCTGGGGGCGGCGTGCCGGCCGCCATTGATGGCCGCGATGAAGGCGGCGTTCGCCAGCCCGTTGAAGCTCAGCGCGCGGGCCAGCGACATGACATGCCCGCCATAGACCAGCGGCTGGCCAAACCGGCTGCCCTGCGCCAGATGCCGGTCGAGATGCACCCGCGCGGTATTCTGGTAGAGCTGGGTGGCCATCATATGCTCGGAGTCACCGATGCTCATGCCGTCGATATGGTCGATGCGCTCGCCGACTTCG from Oceanibaculum indicum P24 encodes:
- a CDS encoding FAD-binding oxidoreductase; this encodes MLEVTPLARATSLIRLMPQDEAPFDFRPGQYASLAFPGQPPRDYSLASRPDEPHIDFHIRQVGETGPSAYAQAALHADDLVRLEGPFGQAYWREEHDGPMLLIGGGTGLAPMIAIVETALAAGVEAPVHLYAGFQDEPDTYYEDRLRALEARHGNFTATYVLSAPEKKTERRTGFVHLAVAEDHADFAGFKAYMAGAPVMVEAAAGMLVARGMKPADIHADPFYGASDPAAARRA
- a CDS encoding fumarylacetoacetate hydrolase family protein, with the protein product MSFVIPAPAQTILPVEGEQGGFPVRRIYCVGRNYAAHAREMGHDPDREPPFFFMKPADAIVLCPKGAGAPVEAPFPVATEDLHHEIEMVVALGKGGKDIPADKALEHVYGYAVGIDLTRRDIQAVAKKMGRPWDMAKGFDHSAPCGTILPAAKIGHPSKGRIQISVNGTVKQDADIGDMIWNVPDTIAYLSTLVELFPGDLIYSGTPEGVAQVKRGEVMEGSVEGVGAIAVKLV
- the xth gene encoding exodeoxyribonuclease III; translation: MALRIATWNINSVRLRMPLLLRLMQEQQPDIICLQETKVEDDKFPFEPIRAAGYVHTAIAGMKSYNGVAILSRRPFAFEGPRHWCDKEDCRHVSVTLEDGTEVNNFYIPAGGDIPDPEKNDKFAHKLRFLREITGWFESVKGDGKRRVLVGDLNIAPLEHDVWSHKQLLDVVSHTPVEVDLLGKLQSSLGWVDAVRHFVPETEKLYSWWSYRAKDWEASDRGRRLDHVWVTPDLAPTLAGQTILKPARGWEKASDHVPVLVDLN
- a CDS encoding PH domain-containing protein gives rise to the protein MATELRYQGEAIRADYIRAAIGLAFALLPLLLIPGIHWIFALILGALGLLFLVFGVRTWLRSRTRVVADEDGLTVVDHRRRHLPWQALEEVKLAYFSTRRDRSQGWMQLTLIGNGTKISLDSPLEHFHEIAEEAARHVRARHLPVSTSTVLNFESLGIHGLKPADPLAGRGGPSGQGEG
- a CDS encoding phosphoglycerate kinase, which encodes MARFKTLDDLAVAGKRVLVRADLNVPMQDGKVSDATRIERLVPTLLELADKGAKVIVLSHFGRPKGKPDAAYSLQPLVAPLSAALGGRPVAFAGDCVGAAAKSVVDGLADGGIALLENTRFHGGEEKNDPDLAKAMAELGDLYVNDAFSAAHRAHASTEGIARLLPSAAGRLMQQELEALEKALTSPQRLVMAVVGGAKVSTKLDLLGNLVAKVDKLAIGGGMANTFLFAKGVEVGKSLCERDLADTAREILAKAKAANCTILLQTDAVVADALAEGAKTAVVGVDAVPADRMILDIGPKTAEAWQAEMADCRTLVWNGPVGAFETAPFDAGTVALARAAAKLTKAGTLLSVAGGGDTVAALNHAGVEETFSYVSSAGGAFLEWLEGKTLPGVAALMQG
- a CDS encoding NAD(P)H-dependent oxidoreductase — translated: MNLHSMLQQRAAEGRPVTVGLIGAGKFGSMFLAQARLTTGMQIAAVADLSPDRARASLKRTFWPTEQYEARSIEEALKTGKTHITDDTMAMIASPGIEVIVDATGHPAAGIRHVLECCKQGKHIVMVNVEADALAGPALAEEARKAGIVYSLAYGDQPALIAEMVDWARTSGFEVVAAGKGTKYLPSYHQSTPQTVWEHFGFTEDQLARGDFNPQMFNSFVDGTKSGIEMAAVANACGLTPPSDGLLFPPAGVDALHDVLRPKAKGGVLEGEGMVEVVSSLNRDGSDVFRDLRWGVYVVFKGANQYVHDCFAQYGLLTDESGVYTSMYKPFHLIGLELGISVANAALRKEATGQPRAFRGDVVATSKRDLAPGETLDGEGGYTVWGKLLPAETSLKLGGVPIGLAHGIRLTRPVKAGQPVTWADVEAKEDEATTYRRAMERRYAGGADETRAAE
- a CDS encoding phytanoyl-CoA dioxygenase family protein, which encodes MQLTQEQLEQFERDGYVFIPDLFSAEEIAVMKGEVPALFAQDRPENVRERVSGKVRTNFAAHTYNDVYRKVSRHPRLIGPAQQLLGGPVYIHQFKINGKAAFDGDVWQWHQDYGTWQADDQMPEPRAMNFAVYLDEVNEYNGPLMLIPGSHRKGAIPAAHDLSTTSYPLWVINNDTIRQLVAEGGIVAPKGGPGSALFFHGCIVHGSTSNMSPWDRWVVYVTANRTDNAIRQFKRPEYIAHRDFTPIELESDDCLLTHRRSAAE
- a CDS encoding GntR family transcriptional regulator, which translates into the protein MQMKPIALQPQLADRVYDAILDAICDGQLEAGQRVTQEELAAGLNVSRQPVIQALMLLKRQGFLEEAGRRGLRVVPLDAAAISHVYEVRGALDGLAARAAAERSAERARIEGPALIDAGRTIAETGSVAERTAQDLAFHRFLYALSGNPLIEDAISTHMQHSRRIMGSVLRAQSRARDVWDEHDAILEAVIAGDGDRAEALARAHTARAAEELIAALKQGGQTDAA